In Eulemur rufifrons isolate Redbay chromosome 15, OSU_ERuf_1, whole genome shotgun sequence, the genomic stretch CTCGTCCCTGTCCggctccccgccctgcccccacccctccagtATCCCCAGCAAAGAGGGGATAGCTCTCAGACCCTGTCCGCACATAACCTCACtttcctgcttcctcctccctcaaTACCCCGCGGGCGTATGTGTCTCTGGGCAGAGTTTCAGGGGGAGATGGGTAATTTTCAGGCTGTGGACGTTGGTGGGGGTCGAGCTTTCCCTCGGCTGTGGTGGGCTGGGGGGGCCCAGGCCACACCGGGTGTCCCCAGGCGAAGGCAGCGCCCGCAGCCCGAATCGCCCGCACAGGGCCGGAGGCGAGGGGCAGCGGCTCGGCCCCTGGCCCCGCCCAGGagggcgggccgggggcggggtccaggcggggcggggccaggcctttttttttttttagtcggCTGGTGTCGGTGGAGATCGCCGAGCCGTGGGGCAGCCGGGCTGTGCGGAGGCCGCGGCGCAGGGGCAAGCGGAGCCGGCGGCAGCGGCGCTCTGTCGCGAGACGCAGCGGCGAGGCGGACCGTCCAGCGGACTCACCCGCCAGGGGTCTCGCGCTGGAATTTGATATTCATTGATCCGGGGTTTATTCCCctcttttcttaaacattttttaaaaactgtattgcTTCccgttttaatttatttttgcttcctatTCCCCACTTAAATCGGGCCGACCGTTTGGGGAAGATTGCTCCTTTACTCCCCCAGCTCACTTTGGATTTCGGAAAccagcagagagaggaaagaggtaGCAAGAGCTCCAGAGAGAAGtcgaggaagagagagagacggGGTCAGAGAGAGCGCACGGGAGAACGAGCAGCGAGAGGGACGGGGCAAAGTGAGTGACCTGCTTTTGGGGGTGACCGCCGGAGCGCAGCGTGAGCCCTCCCCCTCGGGATCCCGCAAGCGACCAGCGGCGCTgacggacagacagacagacaccgcccccagccccagcgcCCACCTCCTCCCCGGCCGGCGGCCGACGGTGGACGCGGCAGCGAGCCGCGGGCAGGAGCCGGAGCCCGCGCCCGGAGGCGGCGTGGAGGGGGTCGGGGCTCGCGGCGTTGCACTGAAACTTTTCGTCCAACTTCTGGGCTGTTCTCGCTCCAGAGCAGACGTGGTCCGCGCCAGGGGAGCCGAGCTGAGCGGAGCGGAGAGAAGTGCTAGCTCGGGCCGGGAGGAACCGCAGtcggaggagggggaggaggaagaagagaaggaagaggagaggggccCGCGGTGGCGACTCGGCGCTCGGAAGCCGGGCTCATGGACCGGTGAGGCGGCGGTGTGCGCAGACAGTGCTCCAGCCGCGCGCGCGCCCCAGGCCCTGGCCCGGGCCTCGGCTCCCGGAGGAAGAGGAGCCCGCCAACGCGCCGAGGAGAGCGGGCCGTCCCGCAGCCCGAGCCGGAGAGGGAGCGCAAGCCGCGCCGGCCCGAGTCCGGCCTCTGAAACCATGAACTTTTTCCTCTCTTGGGTGCATTGGAGCCTTGCC encodes the following:
- the VEGFA gene encoding vascular endothelial growth factor A, long form; its protein translation is IGPTVWGRLLLYSPSSLWISETSRERKEVARAPERSRGRERDGVRESARENEQREGRGKVSDLLLGVTAGAQREPSPSGSRKRPAALTDRQTDTAPSPSAHLLPGRRPTVDAAASRGQEPEPAPGGGVEGVGARGVALKLFVQLLGCSRSRADVVRARGAELSGAERSASSGREEPQSEEGEEEEEKEEERGPRWRLGARKPGSWTGEAAVCADSAPAARAPQALARASAPGGRGARQRAEESGPSRSPSRRGSASRAGPSPASETMNFFLSWVHWSLALLLYLHHAKWSQAAPTTEGEHTTRDVVKFMDVYKRSYCHPIEILVDIYQEYPEEIEFIFKPSCVPVIRCGGCCNDEGLECVPTEEFNITMQIMRIKPHQGQHIGEMSFLQHNKCECRPKKDRAKQEKKSVRGKGKGQKRKRKKSRYKSWSVPCGPCSERRKHLFVQDPQTCKCSCKNTDSRCKARQLELNERTCRCDKPRR